The following are encoded together in the Ovis canadensis isolate MfBH-ARS-UI-01 breed Bighorn chromosome 2, ARS-UI_OviCan_v2, whole genome shotgun sequence genome:
- the LOC138434602 gene encoding interferon omega-1-like, translating to MAFMLSLLMALVLVSYGPGGSLGCDLSQNHMLVGRKNLRLLSQMRRLSLRFCLQDRKDFAFPQEMVEGGQLQEAQAISVLHEMLQQSFNLFHTESSSAAWDTTLLEQLRTGLHQQLDDLEACLGQVTGEEDSALGRTGPTLAVKRYFQGIHVYLQEKGYSDCAWETVRVEMMKALSSSTSLQERLRKMGGDLNSP from the coding sequence ATGGCCTTCATGCTCTCTCTACTCATGGCCCTGGTGCTGGTCAGCTATGGCCCAGGAGGATCCCTGGGCTGTGACCTGTCCCAGAACCACATGCTGGTTGGCAGGAAGAACCTCAGACTCCTGAGCCAAATGAGGAGACTCTCCCTTCGTTTCTGTCTGCAGGACAGAAAAGACTTCGCTTtcccccaggagatggtggagggtggccagctccaggaggcccaggccatCTCTGTGCTCCATGAGATGCTCCAGCAGAGCTTCAACCTCTTCCACACAGAGAGCTCCTCTGCTGCCTGGGACACCACCCTCCTGGAGCAGCTCCGCACTGGACTCCATCAGCAGCTGGACGACCTGGAGGCCTGCCTGGGGCAGGTGACGGGAGAGGAAGACTCTGCCCTGGGAAGGACGGGCCCCACCCTGGCCGTGAAGAGGTACTTCCAGGGCATCCATGTCTACCTGCAAGAAAAGGGATACAGCGACTGCGCCTGGGAAACTGTCAGAGTGGAGATGATGAAAGCCCTCTCATCATCAACCAGCTTGCAAGAAAGGTTAAGAAAGATGGGTGGAGATCTGAACTCACCTTGA